In Dioscorea cayenensis subsp. rotundata cultivar TDr96_F1 chromosome 28, TDr96_F1_v2_PseudoChromosome.rev07_lg8_w22 25.fasta, whole genome shotgun sequence, the following proteins share a genomic window:
- the LOC120253262 gene encoding uncharacterized protein LOC120253262, with protein MSGSSSKSETTVGTTSLKAPTRDGTVTLQYPLLTKSNYSAWALKMKVYMRAQGVWDAIEPIDPNEEIETRKDQMALAAIYQGISEETLLVLAEKETAKEAWEMLKTMHMGAERVKEAKIQTLRSEFEGLRMREAETVDDFATKLTTIVNKIRALGDKVEEAYVVKKLLRVVPSKFIQIASTIEQFGNLQTMTVEEVIGSLKAHEERLRGYEDEKEEHILLTKAEWKAREECEGISNSSRGRGGSNWRGRDYGRGRGRGRNDGGRGSDNNHQEKKFDKQR; from the coding sequence ATGTCAGGTTCATCATCAAAGAGTGAAACAACCGTCGGTACGACATCATTGAAAGCTCCAACAAGAGACGGGACGGTAACCCTACAGTATCCATTGCTCACGAAGAGCAATTACTCGGCGTGGGCACTCAAGATGAAGGTGTACATGCGTGCACAAGGCGTGTGGGATGCCATTGAGCCTATTGATCCGAATGAGGAGATAGAGACGCGGAAGGATCAGATGGCCCTTGCTGCCATCTATCAGGGTATTAGCGAGGAGACGCTCCTTGTGTTGGCTGAGAAAGAGACGGCCAAGGAGGCATGGGAGATGTTGAAGACAATGCACATGGGCGCCGAGCGCGTCAAGGAGGCAAAGATCCAGACTCTGAGAAGTGAGTTTGAAGGTCTACGCATGCGTGAAGCGGAGACGGTTGATGACTTTGCCACAAAGTTGACCACAATAGTCAATAAAATTCGTGCATTGGGCGACAAGGTGGAGGAGGCCTACGTCGTCAAGAAGCTCCTTCGTGTTGTCCCTTCCAAGTTTATTCAGATTGCATCGACGATTGAGCAGTTTGGCAATCTCCAAACGATGACCGTGGAGGAGGTCATCGGGTCACTTAAAGCTCATGAAGAGCGATTGCGGGGTTACGAggatgagaaagaagaacaCATCCTATTGACAAAGGCCGAATGGAAGGCAAGAGAAGAATGTGAAGGTATATCGAACTCATCAAGAGGACGAGGAGGAAGCAACTGGCGTGGCCGTGACTATGGTCGTGGTCGTGGACGTGGACGTAATGATGGAGGCCGCGGGAGTGACAATAATCATCAAGAGAAGAAGTTCGACAAGCAAAGGTGA